A genome region from Synchiropus splendidus isolate RoL2022-P1 chromosome 5, RoL_Sspl_1.0, whole genome shotgun sequence includes the following:
- the LOC128759228 gene encoding ribonuclease P protein subunit p25-like yields MFTACGIVSGPSTCLNTNTIHPHGLGVNGHIQIGNEAPSGTCPLYQPYTYSGASQPAVVSNNNSTPKPAQVPVPAPALKLGQEGFKKVCRTEEDSPCPFPGLAAGVLEMRVKEGSKIRNLMGFAMARMQGEKGASDVGGLRQVVFTGSGRAVTKTITCAEIMKRKVGSLHQLTKLQFKVLKEVWESSEGAAPEMTVHRTVPSISILLSKDPLDPKEPGYQPPETLGALWEDGERGDCTQGTCKRPLDNSAYTISPHSKKVCLGDRGSVADLRSLAKD; encoded by the coding sequence ATGTTTACAGCGTGTGGAATAGTCAGTGGCCCGAGCACTTGTTTGAACACCAATACCATCCATCCTCATGGACTGGGAGTCAACGGACACATCCAAATTGGGAACGAGGCACCCTCCGGGACCTGCCCTCTCTACCAGCCTTACACTTATAGCGGGGCAAGCCAGCCTGCCGTAGTCAGCAACAACAATAGCACGCCAAAACCGGCGCAGGTGCCAGTCCCGGCGCCCGCACTTAAACTTGGACAGGAGGGCTTCAAGAAAGTCTGCCGGACAGAGGAGGACAGCCCGTGCCCTTTCCCAGGACTGGCCGCCGGGGTGTTGGAGATGCGCGTGAAGGAAGGGAGCAAGATCCGAAACTTAATGGGCTTTGCAATGGCTCGCATGCAGGGAGAGAAGGGTGCGAGTGATGTTGGTGGGCTCAGGCAGGTGGTCTTCACTGGTTCTGGTCGCGCCGTCACAAAAACCATCACCTGCGCGGAGATCATGAAACGGAAAGTCGGCTCCCTGCATCAGCTGACCAAACTGCAGTTCAAGGTTTTAAAAGAGGTGTGGGAGAGTTCCGAAGGAGCGGCTCCGGAGATGACGGTGCACAGGACGGTACCCTCCATCAGCATCCTTCTGTCCAAAGATCCCCTGGACCCAAAGGAACCGGGATACCAGCCTCCTGAGACACTCGGGGCATTGTGGGAGGACGGAGAGCGAGGCGACTGCACGCAAGGCACGTGCAAGCGACCTCTGGACAACTCTGCGTACACCATTTCCCCGCACTCTAAAAAGGTGTGTTTGGGTGATAGAGGCTCAGTGGCGGACCTTCGCTCACTGGCAAAGGATTGA